A section of the Stenotrophomonas acidaminiphila genome encodes:
- a CDS encoding 3-methylcrotonyl-CoA carboxylase, translating into MFDKILIANRGEIACRVIATCRRLGIATVAVYSDADRDARHVRLADEAVRIGPAPAAESYLRGDAILDAARRTGAQAIHPGYGFLSENAGFARACAEAGIVFIGPPASAIDAMGDKSAAKALMQQAGVPLTPGYHGDRQEPAFLRAQADAIGYPVLIKASAGGGGKGMRKVEASADFDAALASCQREAQSAFGNAHVLVEKYIERPRHIEIQVFGDSHGNVVHLFERDCSVQRRHQKVLEEAPAPGMTPERRAAMGKAATDAARAVGYVGAGTVEFIAAPTGEFWFMEMNTRLQVEHPVTEMITGNDLVEWQLRVAAGQPLPKTQAQLVIRGHAIEARLYAEDADRGFLPSTGTLRHLRLPPPDAHVRVDAGVEPGDAITPYYDPMIAKLIVWDEDRDRALLRMRRALARCQVAGVTTNAAFLHRLVATASFRHADLDTALIERERDALDIAQHAASDADWAVAAVLASGSGAATPADASAWSIADGWRLTGPAARAVTLEYLQQQRTLRVRRDAGGWQVHGGDGDPLRVDGKVDGASYALQAGGRLYRGDVLHDGNALYLFGEGGQRRFTVHDPVAEADAGSDHGGSLLAPMPGRVIALLVEPGSRVTRGTALLVMEAMKMEHTLQAPADGVVNGYRVRGGDQVGDGAVLVDFEAG; encoded by the coding sequence ATGTTCGACAAGATCCTGATCGCCAACCGCGGCGAAATCGCCTGCCGCGTCATCGCCACCTGCCGCCGCCTGGGCATCGCCACCGTGGCGGTGTATTCGGACGCGGACCGCGACGCGCGGCACGTCCGACTGGCGGATGAGGCCGTGCGCATCGGCCCGGCACCGGCGGCGGAAAGCTACCTGCGCGGCGACGCCATCCTCGACGCCGCGCGCCGCACCGGCGCGCAGGCGATCCATCCCGGGTACGGCTTCCTGTCCGAGAACGCCGGTTTCGCCCGCGCCTGCGCCGAGGCCGGCATCGTCTTCATCGGCCCACCGGCCAGTGCGATCGACGCGATGGGCGACAAGAGTGCGGCCAAGGCGCTGATGCAGCAGGCCGGCGTGCCTCTGACGCCCGGCTACCACGGCGACCGCCAGGAACCGGCGTTCCTGCGCGCGCAGGCCGACGCCATCGGCTACCCGGTGCTGATCAAGGCCAGCGCCGGTGGCGGCGGCAAGGGCATGCGCAAGGTCGAGGCCAGCGCGGATTTCGACGCCGCCCTGGCCAGCTGCCAGCGCGAGGCGCAGTCCGCGTTCGGCAACGCGCACGTGCTGGTGGAGAAGTACATCGAACGGCCGCGGCACATCGAGATCCAGGTGTTCGGCGACAGCCATGGCAACGTCGTACACCTGTTCGAGCGCGATTGCTCGGTGCAGCGCCGCCACCAGAAGGTGCTGGAAGAAGCCCCCGCGCCGGGCATGACGCCCGAGCGCCGCGCGGCAATGGGCAAGGCCGCCACCGATGCCGCGCGCGCGGTCGGCTACGTCGGCGCGGGCACGGTGGAGTTCATCGCCGCGCCTACCGGCGAGTTCTGGTTCATGGAAATGAACACCCGCCTGCAGGTCGAGCACCCGGTGACCGAGATGATCACCGGCAACGACCTGGTGGAGTGGCAACTGCGCGTGGCCGCCGGGCAGCCGCTGCCGAAGACCCAGGCGCAGCTGGTCATCCGTGGCCACGCCATCGAGGCGCGGCTGTACGCCGAGGATGCCGACCGTGGGTTCCTGCCCTCCACCGGCACCCTGCGCCACCTGCGCCTGCCGCCGCCCGATGCCCACGTGCGGGTGGACGCCGGGGTCGAACCGGGCGATGCCATTACCCCGTACTACGACCCGATGATCGCCAAGCTGATCGTCTGGGACGAGGACCGCGACCGTGCCCTGCTGCGCATGCGGCGCGCACTGGCGCGCTGCCAAGTGGCCGGCGTCACCACCAATGCCGCGTTCCTGCATCGGCTGGTAGCAACCGCCTCCTTCCGCCATGCCGATCTCGACACCGCGTTGATCGAGCGCGAACGCGACGCGCTGGACATCGCCCAGCACGCCGCGAGCGACGCCGACTGGGCCGTGGCCGCGGTACTCGCCAGCGGGTCAGGCGCCGCAACGCCGGCCGATGCGTCTGCCTGGTCCATCGCCGACGGCTGGCGCCTGACCGGCCCGGCCGCGCGCGCGGTCACGCTGGAATACCTGCAGCAGCAGCGCACGCTGCGGGTACGCCGCGACGCCGGCGGCTGGCAGGTCCACGGCGGCGACGGCGATCCGCTGCGGGTCGACGGCAAGGTGGACGGAGCGAGCTACGCCCTGCAGGCCGGCGGCCGCCTGTACCGCGGCGACGTCCTGCACGACGGCAATGCGCTCTACCTCTTCGGCGAAGGCGGCCAGCGCCGCTTCACCGTGCACGATCCGGTCGCCGAGGCCGACGCGGGCAGCGACCACGGTGGCAGCCTGCTGGCGCCAATGCCCGGCCGGGTCATTGCGCTGCTGGTCGAGCCGGGCAGCAGGGTCACCCGCGGCACCGCGCTGCTGGTGATGGAAGCGATGAAGATGGAACACACCCTGCAGGCGCCGGCCGACGGCGTGGTCAACGGCTACCGCGTGCGCGGCGGCGACCAGGTGGGCGACGGCGCGGTGCTGGTGGATTTCGAGGCGGGCTGA
- a CDS encoding cyclic nucleotide-binding protein codes for MTSDNAAIMADDRELGVAHMAMAEIVHPVLSPDEFALFSRFGRQREIAAGEVLFRRGDSGDAMFVIVSGIVDLNFGEDLVVKYLGPGEFFGELGLLIGDHRRGADARAATELSLLELGHPDFQKLVDHDPGRVAFFLRRTIMRVVSNEQMLIRQLRRRNHDLEAALDNLYTTTHQLNHTEELVRTDELTGLHNRRGLTLYLQECRQPSRIPPQGLLLIDCDRFKCINDEHGHLVGDRVLQAVANILRSVVQPGGLACRLGGDEFCLLVHEADAAALEHVAGFILHAVHGLLERSQPVPRVCPVSIGACLLDPARDWNDWYAHADSALYEAKRRGGNRLQWPVDWLGAG; via the coding sequence ATGACCAGCGACAATGCTGCAATCATGGCCGATGATCGCGAGCTGGGCGTCGCCCATATGGCGATGGCCGAAATCGTGCATCCGGTCCTGTCGCCCGACGAGTTCGCGCTGTTCTCGCGGTTCGGCCGGCAGCGCGAGATCGCCGCCGGCGAGGTGCTGTTCCGCCGTGGCGATTCCGGTGATGCCATGTTCGTCATCGTCAGCGGCATCGTCGACCTCAACTTCGGCGAGGACCTGGTGGTCAAGTACCTGGGCCCGGGCGAGTTCTTCGGCGAGCTGGGCCTGCTGATCGGCGACCATCGCCGCGGCGCCGATGCCCGCGCCGCGACGGAACTGTCCCTGCTCGAACTCGGGCACCCCGATTTCCAGAAGCTGGTGGACCACGACCCCGGCCGCGTCGCGTTCTTCCTGCGCCGCACGATCATGCGCGTGGTCTCCAACGAACAGATGCTGATCCGGCAGCTGCGTCGCCGCAACCACGACCTGGAAGCGGCGCTGGACAACCTCTACACCACCACGCACCAGCTCAACCACACCGAGGAACTGGTGCGGACCGACGAGCTGACCGGCCTGCACAACCGCCGCGGGCTGACCCTTTACCTGCAGGAATGCCGGCAGCCGTCGCGGATCCCCCCGCAGGGGCTGCTGCTGATCGACTGCGACCGCTTCAAGTGCATCAACGACGAGCACGGCCACCTGGTCGGCGACCGCGTGCTGCAGGCGGTCGCCAACATCCTGCGCTCGGTGGTGCAGCCCGGCGGCCTGGCCTGCCGCCTGGGCGGCGACGAGTTCTGCCTGCTGGTGCACGAGGCCGATGCCGCGGCGCTCGAGCACGTGGCCGGCTTCATCCTGCACGCCGTGCATGGCCTGCTGGAACGTTCGCAGCCGGTGCCGCGCGTCTGCCCGGTGAGCATCGGCGCCTGCCTGCTCGACCCGGCGCGCGACTGGAACGACTGGTACGCCCATGCCGACAGCGCCCTGTACGAGGCCAAGCGGCGTGGCGGCAACCGGCTGCAATGGCCGGTGGACTGGCTGGGAGCCGGCTGA
- a CDS encoding TetR family transcriptional regulator, with amino-acid sequence MAYKRSELMEKRLAGNREAILAAARRLVAAGGYRNAPVTAVAAEAGVSTGLIYRHFPSKADLFVEVLTAAVEHELDILSAIADQPQPAALRLQQAVASFVRRALAGPALAYAFIAEPVDPEVEAERIRCRRLFGDVFKRILGDGVRSGEFPPQDLDVGAACIVGAFTEALVGPTAPSRDGLRGGEPLVEAIGALCLRAAGAGIGAQRT; translated from the coding sequence ATGGCCTACAAACGTTCGGAACTGATGGAAAAGCGCCTCGCCGGCAACCGCGAGGCGATCCTGGCCGCGGCCCGCCGGCTGGTCGCCGCCGGCGGCTACCGCAATGCGCCGGTCACCGCGGTGGCGGCCGAGGCCGGGGTATCCACCGGCCTGATCTATCGCCATTTCCCGTCCAAGGCCGACCTGTTCGTGGAAGTGCTCACCGCCGCGGTCGAGCATGAGCTGGACATCCTCTCGGCCATCGCCGACCAGCCGCAGCCGGCCGCGCTGCGCCTGCAGCAGGCGGTGGCCTCCTTCGTGCGCCGTGCACTGGCCGGGCCGGCGCTGGCCTATGCCTTCATCGCCGAACCGGTGGACCCGGAGGTCGAGGCCGAGCGCATCCGCTGTCGCCGCCTGTTCGGCGACGTGTTCAAACGCATCCTCGGCGACGGCGTGCGCAGTGGTGAGTTCCCGCCGCAGGACCTGGACGTGGGCGCGGCCTGCATCGTCGGTGCGTTCACCGAGGCACTGGTCGGCCCGACCGCGCCCAGCCGTGACGGACTGCGCGGTGGCGAGCCGCTGGTCGAGGCGATCGGGGCCCTGTGCCTGCGCGCGGCCGGTGCCGGCATCGGCGCGCAGCGCACCTGA
- a CDS encoding putative peptide maturation dehydrogenase — protein sequence MRVRRCGALVLEPNEISSLDIGDLLAGGDGLRTRVEIRVWAAHLDEYRLVSPEQALWLLQCSAQRWQALPADAESRSLVLSLLEMQLLMAEETTAEPCDGRTLRRAPDHGNWWPLAAIHHRHSRWQGVDSVADMERNQLVTAEDLHRRLGEPPPAVPDHSLTAGRVDLPEVPASGLELLGRMRVTCRNFDPGRAMSMEQLSAILQQTFRVHGQVEPAPGLVFLKKNVPSAGGLHPLDACLLIQRVEGLDPGLYHYHPLRHALAPVDAGRFDPGMAGRFLAGQHWFDNAAVLVILVCRFERSLWKYRNHRKVYRAMMLDAGHASQALYMAATECGLGAFVTSAINEVDIEKTLSLDPMKAGPLAIFGMGWRAAARAVAELDPLARVWPAPGDA from the coding sequence GTGAGAGTACGTCGATGCGGTGCCCTGGTCCTGGAGCCGAACGAGATTTCATCGCTGGATATCGGCGATCTGCTGGCCGGAGGCGATGGGTTGCGGACCCGCGTCGAGATCCGGGTATGGGCGGCCCACCTGGATGAGTACCGGTTGGTAAGTCCTGAGCAGGCCCTGTGGTTGCTCCAGTGCAGCGCCCAGCGCTGGCAGGCGCTACCCGCGGACGCCGAGTCCAGGTCGTTGGTGCTCTCGCTGCTTGAAATGCAGTTGCTGATGGCAGAGGAAACGACTGCGGAGCCCTGTGACGGGCGCACCCTGCGGCGCGCGCCAGACCATGGCAACTGGTGGCCGCTGGCGGCAATCCATCACCGCCATTCGCGTTGGCAAGGCGTCGACAGCGTGGCCGACATGGAAAGGAACCAGCTGGTGACGGCCGAAGACCTGCACCGCCGGCTAGGCGAGCCCCCACCGGCGGTACCGGATCACTCCCTGACGGCGGGGCGGGTCGATCTTCCTGAGGTTCCCGCCAGTGGGCTGGAGCTACTTGGAAGAATGCGGGTGACCTGCCGCAACTTCGATCCAGGCCGGGCCATGTCCATGGAGCAGCTTTCAGCCATCCTGCAGCAGACGTTCCGCGTCCATGGACAAGTCGAGCCCGCACCTGGCCTGGTGTTCCTGAAGAAGAACGTGCCTTCCGCCGGTGGCCTGCATCCGCTGGATGCGTGCCTGCTGATACAGCGGGTGGAAGGCCTCGACCCTGGCCTCTATCACTATCATCCGCTGCGTCATGCGCTGGCGCCGGTGGATGCCGGCCGCTTCGACCCCGGCATGGCCGGGCGGTTCCTGGCGGGCCAGCACTGGTTCGACAATGCGGCCGTGCTGGTCATCCTGGTCTGTCGCTTCGAACGCAGTCTCTGGAAGTACCGCAACCACCGCAAGGTCTACCGGGCGATGATGCTCGACGCCGGCCATGCCTCGCAGGCGCTGTACATGGCCGCCACCGAATGTGGGCTGGGCGCCTTCGTGACCTCCGCGATCAATGAGGTCGACATCGAAAAGACGCTTTCGCTCGACCCCATGAAGGCCGGCCCGCTGGCCATCTTCGGCATGGGATGGCGCGCGGCGGCGAGAGCGGTCGCCGAACTGGATCCGCTCGCCCGTGTCTGGCCTGCCCCAGGTGACGCCTGA
- a CDS encoding acyl-CoA dehydrogenase (catalyzes the formation of 3-methylbut-2-enoyl CoA from 3-methylbutanoyl CoA), with amino-acid sequence MHVPTLSFDLGEEIDMLRASVAQFAAAHIAPLAAAADAGNQFPNALWRQLGEQGLLGMTVEEEYGGSGMGYLAHVVAMEEISRASGGIGLSYGAHSNLCLNQLRKNASEAQKHRYLPKLCSGEHVGALAMSEPGAGSDVVSMKLRADLRGDHYVLNGNKMWITNGPDADVLVVYAKTDPEAGSRGITAFIVEKGMKGFSTAQKLDKLGMRASNTCELVFQDCEVPVENVLGEVGGGVKVLMSGLDYERVVLSGGPLGLMAAALDVVLPYVHERRQFGEAIGTFQLIQAKLADMYVGLNACRAYVYAVARACDQGRTTRQDAAGAILYSAEKATWAAGEAIQILGGNGYINEYPAGRLWRDAKLYEIGAGTSEIRRMLIGRELFQRTA; translated from the coding sequence ATGCACGTCCCCACCCTTTCCTTCGATCTCGGCGAAGAGATCGACATGCTGCGCGCGAGCGTGGCCCAGTTCGCCGCCGCGCACATCGCGCCGCTGGCGGCCGCTGCCGACGCCGGCAACCAGTTTCCCAATGCGCTCTGGCGCCAGCTGGGCGAGCAGGGCCTGCTCGGCATGACCGTGGAGGAAGAATACGGCGGCAGCGGCATGGGGTATCTCGCCCACGTGGTGGCGATGGAGGAAATCTCGCGCGCCTCCGGCGGCATCGGCCTGTCCTACGGCGCGCACTCCAACCTGTGCCTGAACCAGCTGCGCAAGAACGCCAGCGAGGCGCAGAAGCACAGGTACCTGCCGAAGCTGTGCAGCGGCGAGCACGTCGGCGCGCTGGCGATGAGCGAGCCGGGCGCGGGGTCGGACGTGGTGTCGATGAAACTGCGCGCCGACCTGCGCGGCGACCACTACGTGCTCAACGGCAACAAGATGTGGATCACCAACGGCCCGGATGCCGACGTGCTGGTGGTCTACGCCAAGACCGACCCGGAGGCCGGGTCGCGCGGCATCACCGCCTTCATCGTCGAGAAGGGCATGAAGGGATTCTCCACCGCGCAGAAGCTGGACAAGCTGGGCATGCGCGCGTCCAACACCTGCGAGCTGGTGTTCCAGGACTGCGAAGTGCCGGTGGAGAACGTGCTCGGCGAGGTCGGCGGTGGGGTCAAGGTGCTGATGTCCGGCCTGGACTACGAACGCGTGGTGCTGTCCGGCGGCCCGCTCGGGCTGATGGCCGCGGCGCTGGACGTGGTGCTGCCGTACGTGCACGAGCGCCGGCAGTTCGGCGAGGCGATCGGTACTTTCCAGCTGATCCAGGCCAAGCTGGCGGACATGTACGTGGGCCTCAACGCGTGCCGTGCGTACGTGTATGCGGTGGCCAGGGCCTGCGACCAGGGCCGCACCACCCGCCAGGACGCGGCCGGCGCGATCCTGTACTCGGCCGAGAAGGCCACCTGGGCCGCCGGCGAGGCGATCCAGATCCTCGGCGGCAACGGCTACATCAACGAGTACCCGGCCGGGCGCCTGTGGCGCGACGCCAAGCTGTACGAGATCGGCGCCGGCACTTCGGAAATCCGCCGCATGCTGATCGGGCGCGAGCTGTTCCAGCGCACCGCGTGA
- a CDS encoding cytochrome c5 family protein: MRNYDLQFLKRFSIVIAILAVVTVGLIIFASFLQRAIPTEASPQAVARVEQRIAPAGAVYAGSTGAAAQAAAAEAAAAQAAAAGGAYGGTLDGKVIFDKLCTACHLTGVGMAPTLDHAHWDKRIAQGKETLYKHAIEGYTGPDGGVMPPKGGNAGLSDEQIHATVDWMLANLK, from the coding sequence GTGCGGAATTACGACCTGCAGTTCCTGAAGCGCTTCTCCATCGTGATCGCCATCTTGGCTGTCGTCACGGTCGGGTTGATCATCTTCGCGTCGTTCCTGCAGCGCGCGATTCCCACCGAAGCATCCCCGCAGGCGGTCGCGCGCGTCGAGCAGCGCATCGCCCCGGCCGGCGCGGTCTACGCGGGCAGCACCGGCGCCGCGGCGCAGGCCGCGGCGGCCGAAGCCGCGGCAGCGCAGGCCGCGGCCGCGGGCGGCGCCTACGGCGGCACGCTCGATGGCAAGGTGATCTTCGACAAGCTGTGCACCGCGTGCCACCTGACCGGCGTGGGCATGGCGCCGACCCTGGACCATGCGCACTGGGACAAGCGCATCGCCCAAGGCAAGGAGACGCTCTACAAGCACGCCATCGAGGGCTATACCGGCCCCGACGGCGGGGTGATGCCGCCCAAGGGTGGCAACGCCGGCCTGAGCGACGAGCAGATCCACGCCACCGTCGACTGGATGCTGGCAAACCTGAAATAA
- a CDS encoding isocitrate lyase has translation MSTYTQQIDALQHDWDSDPRWAGVRRPYSAADVVRLRGTVQPEHTLARRGAERLWKLLNGDARKGYVNAFGAISAGQAMQQAKAGLEAVYLSGWQVAADGNTSETMYPDQSLYAYDSVPTMVRRINNTFQRADEIQWKNIVDGKLKAEDAIDFFLPIVADGEAGFGGVLNAYELMKNMIVAGAAGVHFEDQLAAVKKCGHMGGKVLVPTQEAIQKLVAARLAADVLGVPTIVLARTDAEAANLLTSDFDPNDAPFVTGERTAEGFYRVRNGLEQSISRGVAYAPYADLVWCETGTPDLGFAREFAQAVHAASPGKLLSYNCSPSFNWKKNLDDRTIARFQDELSALGYKYQFITLAGIHINWFNTFKFAHDYARGEGMRHYVEQVQEPEFAARGQGYTFVSHQQEVGAGYFDDVTTVIQGGASSVTALTGSTEEAQFQAGKAA, from the coding sequence ATGAGCACCTACACGCAACAGATCGACGCCCTGCAGCACGACTGGGACAGCGACCCGCGCTGGGCCGGCGTGCGCCGCCCGTACAGCGCCGCCGACGTGGTGCGCCTGCGCGGCACCGTGCAGCCCGAGCACACCCTGGCCCGGCGCGGCGCCGAACGGTTGTGGAAACTGCTCAACGGCGATGCCCGGAAGGGCTACGTCAACGCGTTCGGCGCGATCAGCGCCGGCCAGGCGATGCAGCAGGCCAAGGCCGGGCTGGAAGCGGTGTACCTGTCCGGCTGGCAGGTGGCCGCCGACGGCAACACCTCCGAGACCATGTACCCGGACCAGTCGCTGTACGCCTACGACTCGGTGCCGACCATGGTCCGCCGCATCAACAACACCTTCCAGCGCGCCGACGAGATCCAGTGGAAGAACATCGTCGACGGCAAGCTCAAGGCCGAGGACGCCATCGACTTCTTCCTGCCGATCGTGGCCGACGGCGAGGCCGGTTTCGGCGGCGTGCTCAACGCCTACGAACTGATGAAGAACATGATCGTGGCCGGTGCCGCGGGCGTGCACTTCGAGGACCAGCTGGCGGCGGTGAAGAAGTGCGGCCACATGGGCGGCAAGGTGCTGGTGCCCACCCAGGAGGCGATCCAGAAGCTGGTCGCCGCGCGCCTGGCGGCCGACGTGCTGGGGGTGCCGACGATCGTGCTGGCGCGCACCGATGCCGAGGCCGCCAACCTGCTGACCAGCGACTTCGACCCCAACGACGCGCCGTTCGTCACCGGCGAGCGCACCGCCGAGGGCTTCTACCGGGTGCGCAACGGGCTGGAGCAGTCGATCAGCCGCGGCGTGGCCTACGCGCCGTATGCCGACCTGGTGTGGTGCGAGACCGGCACCCCGGACCTGGGCTTCGCCCGCGAGTTCGCCCAGGCGGTGCATGCGGCCAGCCCCGGCAAGCTGCTGTCCTACAACTGCTCGCCGTCGTTCAACTGGAAGAAGAACCTGGACGACCGCACCATCGCCCGCTTCCAGGACGAACTGTCGGCACTGGGCTACAAGTACCAGTTCATCACCCTGGCCGGCATCCACATCAACTGGTTCAACACCTTCAAGTTCGCCCACGACTACGCCCGTGGCGAAGGCATGCGCCACTACGTGGAGCAGGTGCAGGAGCCGGAGTTCGCCGCCCGCGGCCAGGGCTACACCTTCGTCTCGCACCAGCAGGAAGTGGGCGCCGGCTACTTCGACGACGTGACCACGGTGATCCAGGGCGGCGCCTCCAGCGTCACCGCGCTCACCGGGTCCACCGAGGAGGCCCAGTTCCAGGCCGGCAAGGCCGCCTGA
- a CDS encoding malate synthase A: MSAVATSVPSTPARPTPGITVAARLAGQAELLPAGVLALLVSLHRAVEPERQARLAARRQRQAFFDQGGLPDFRADTAHLRQGDWTVAPIPAALQDRRVEITGPTDPKMVINALNSGARVFMADFEDSTSPTWRNLLAGQQALIGAVRGDLEYTAPAAADGTPGKHYTLRPFAEQAVLIVRPRGWHLDEKHVLVDGQPIAGGLFDAALFAFHNARALMRRDRGPYFYLPKLQSMEEAALWETALAHIEGMLGLPHGQIKVTVLIETLPAVFEMDEILHALRGRVVGLNCGRWDYIFSYLKTFRRHADKVLPERGQVTMTQPFLKAYSELLIQTCHRRGAHAMGGMAAQIPINHDPAANEQAMARVRADKLREVSAGHDGTWVAHPALIPVARAIFDEHMPGPNQHHVLRRDVHVTRDELVAPCAGTITRAGFENSVEVCVRYMAAWLDGNGCVPIHNLMEDAATAEISRSQLWQWLHAGNQHLDDGTAIDGALLDATLRALPARLGDTAALPGGGRIAQAIDLLDTLSRADELAEFLTLPAYRQID; this comes from the coding sequence ATGTCCGCCGTCGCCACCTCTGTCCCGTCCACGCCCGCCCGCCCGACGCCGGGCATCACCGTGGCCGCCCGGCTCGCCGGCCAGGCGGAACTGCTGCCGGCCGGGGTGCTGGCGCTGCTGGTGTCGCTGCACCGGGCGGTGGAGCCCGAGCGCCAGGCGCGGCTGGCGGCGCGGCGCCAGCGCCAGGCGTTCTTCGACCAGGGCGGGCTGCCGGATTTCCGCGCCGACACCGCGCACCTGCGCCAGGGCGACTGGACGGTGGCGCCGATCCCGGCCGCGCTGCAGGACCGCCGCGTCGAGATCACCGGCCCGACCGACCCGAAGATGGTCATCAACGCGCTGAATTCCGGCGCGCGGGTGTTCATGGCCGATTTCGAGGATTCGACTTCGCCGACCTGGCGCAACCTGCTGGCCGGCCAGCAGGCGCTGATCGGCGCGGTGCGCGGCGACCTGGAGTACACCGCGCCGGCGGCGGCCGACGGCACGCCCGGCAAGCACTACACGCTGCGGCCGTTCGCCGAGCAGGCGGTGCTGATCGTGCGCCCGCGCGGCTGGCACCTGGACGAGAAGCACGTGCTGGTCGACGGCCAGCCGATCGCCGGCGGCCTGTTCGACGCGGCGCTGTTCGCCTTCCACAACGCCCGTGCGCTGATGCGCCGCGACCGCGGCCCGTACTTCTACCTGCCCAAGCTGCAGTCGATGGAGGAGGCGGCGCTGTGGGAAACCGCGCTGGCGCACATCGAGGGCATGCTCGGCCTGCCGCACGGGCAGATCAAGGTCACGGTGCTGATCGAGACGCTGCCGGCGGTGTTCGAGATGGACGAGATCCTGCACGCGCTGCGCGGGCGCGTCGTCGGCCTGAACTGCGGCCGCTGGGACTACATCTTCTCCTACCTGAAGACCTTCCGCCGGCATGCCGACAAGGTGCTGCCCGAGCGCGGCCAGGTGACCATGACCCAGCCGTTCCTGAAGGCGTATTCGGAACTGCTGATCCAGACCTGCCACCGCCGCGGCGCGCATGCGATGGGCGGCATGGCCGCGCAGATCCCGATCAACCACGACCCGGCCGCCAACGAGCAGGCCATGGCGCGGGTGCGCGCGGACAAGCTGCGCGAGGTCAGCGCCGGCCACGACGGCACCTGGGTGGCGCACCCGGCGTTGATCCCGGTGGCGCGCGCGATCTTCGACGAGCACATGCCCGGCCCCAACCAGCACCACGTGCTGCGCCGCGACGTGCACGTCACCCGCGACGAGCTGGTGGCCCCCTGCGCCGGCACCATCACCCGCGCCGGGTTCGAGAACAGCGTGGAAGTGTGCGTGCGCTACATGGCCGCATGGCTGGACGGCAACGGCTGCGTGCCGATCCACAACCTGATGGAGGACGCCGCCACCGCCGAGATCAGCCGCAGCCAGCTCTGGCAGTGGCTGCACGCCGGCAACCAGCACCTGGACGACGGCACCGCCATCGACGGCGCGCTGCTCGACGCCACCCTGCGCGCGCTGCCCGCGCGCCTGGGCGACACCGCCGCGCTGCCCGGCGGCGGCCGCATCGCCCAGGCCATCGACCTGCTCGACACGCTCAGCCGCGCCGACGAGCTGGCCGAGTTCCTGACCCTGCCCGCCTACCGGCAGATCGACTGA
- a CDS encoding LysR family transcriptional regulator — protein MTPKTPANPRFSYKSDRLKPLRAFCQTVRLGSVSRASEALFVSQPAVSLQLQALERELGVVLFERSGRRLVPSREGQLLYEMAQPLVESLDGLEASFRDKVRGLDAGELTVAANTSTILYLLPKIVEAFRQRHPDVRLVLQDAISADGTELLRGDAADLAVGSMLDVPGDLSYAPVYDFEQVLITPRGHPLAGRREITLEDLSAFPLILPPKRQITWRLVDLVFQRHRVPYTVALEVGGWEVIKQYVAMGMGISIVTALCLNDADRERLAIRPMTRYFPTRSYGVTVRRGKVLSPQARAFIALIRPDLFAPRQYDDTGHSER, from the coding sequence ATGACGCCGAAGACGCCCGCAAACCCGCGTTTTTCCTACAAGTCCGACCGGCTCAAACCGCTGCGCGCGTTCTGCCAGACGGTCCGCCTGGGCTCGGTGTCGCGTGCTTCGGAGGCGCTGTTCGTCAGCCAGCCGGCGGTGAGCCTGCAGTTGCAGGCGCTGGAGCGGGAGCTGGGGGTGGTGCTGTTCGAGCGCAGCGGCCGGCGCCTGGTGCCCAGCCGCGAGGGCCAGCTGCTGTACGAGATGGCGCAGCCGCTGGTGGAGAGCCTGGACGGGCTGGAAGCCAGCTTCCGCGACAAGGTCCGCGGCCTGGATGCCGGGGAACTGACCGTCGCGGCCAACACCTCGACGATCCTGTACCTGCTGCCGAAGATCGTCGAGGCGTTCCGCCAGCGCCACCCCGACGTGCGCCTGGTGCTGCAGGACGCGATCAGCGCCGACGGCACCGAACTGCTGCGCGGCGATGCCGCCGACCTCGCCGTGGGCTCGATGCTGGATGTGCCGGGCGACCTGAGCTACGCGCCGGTCTACGACTTCGAGCAGGTGCTGATCACCCCGCGCGGGCACCCGCTGGCCGGCAGGCGCGAGATCACCCTGGAGGACCTGTCGGCGTTCCCCCTGATCCTGCCGCCCAAGCGGCAGATCACCTGGCGGCTGGTGGACCTGGTGTTCCAGCGCCACCGCGTGCCGTACACCGTGGCGCTGGAGGTCGGCGGCTGGGAGGTGATCAAGCAGTACGTGGCCATGGGCATGGGCATTTCCATCGTCACCGCGCTGTGCCTCAACGACGCCGACCGCGAACGCCTGGCGATCCGCCCGATGACGCGTTATTTCCCCACGCGCAGCTACGGGGTGACGGTGCGCCGCGGCAAGGTGCTGTCGCCGCAGGCGCGCGCCTTCATCGCATTGATCCGGCCCGACCTGTTCGCCCCGCGCCAGTACGACGACACCGGCCATTCGGAGCGCTGA